The Leishmania braziliensis MHOM/BR/75/M2904 complete genome, chromosome 10 genome contains a region encoding:
- a CDS encoding GP63, leishmanolysin, translating into MEGVSNADFVLYVASVPSEPGVLAWATTCQVFSDDHPAVGVMNIPAANIVSRYDQGTTRTVTHEVAHALGFSSVFFEGTGIAKSVTNLRGKPFAAPVINSSTVVAKAREQYGCPTLEYLEVEDQGGSGSAGSHLKGRNAKDELMAPASAAGYYTNLTMAVFEDLGFYKADFTKAEVMPWGRNASCDFLTKKCMEDNITQWPEMFCNTTDENALRCTTDRLRLGTCGIRTYSTPMPTYFQYFTNAFLGGFSEFLDYCPFIVGYSNGACNQDPSTASPALMEFNVFSDAARCLDGAFRPTTTREYVTYAGMCANVMCDTAARTYSVQVRGSSDYVACTPGESVDLATLSAAFVEGTYITCPLYVEVCQANIKGVIDFERDAADTAAV; encoded by the coding sequence atggaaggcgtcagcaacgccgacttcgtgctgtacgtcGCCTCGGTGCCGAGCGAGCCGGGCGTGCTGGCGTGGGCCACGACCTGCCAGGTGTTCTCGGACGACCATCCAGCCGTGGGTGTCATGAACATCCCTGCAGCGAACATTGTGTCGCGCTACGACCAGggcaccacgcgcaccgtgacgcacgaggtggcgcacgccctcggcttcagcagcgtgttTTTCGAGGGCACCGGCATTGCGAAGAGCGTCACGAATTTGCGCGGCAAGCCCTTTGCGGCTCCTGtgatcaacagcagcacggtggtggccaaggcgcgcgagcagtacggctgcCCCACCTTGGAGTatctggaggtggaggaccaGGGCGGCTCCGGCTCTGCTGGCTCGCATCTTAAGGggcgcaacgccaaggaCGAGCTCATGGCGCCTGCCTCGGCTGCAGGGTACTACACTAACCTGACCATGGCCGTCTTCGAGGACCTCGGCTTCTACAAGGCGGACTTCACCaaggccgaggtgatgccgtggggCCGGAACGCCAGCTGCGACTTCCTCACCAAGAAGTGCATGGAGGACaacatcacgcagtggccgGAGATGTTCTGCAACACCACTGACGAGAACGCCTTGCGGTGCACCACCGACCGGCTGAGGCTGGGGACGTGCGGTATACGCACCTATAGCACCCCGATGCCGACGTACTTCCAGTACTTCACCAATGCCTTTCTCGGCGGGTTCTCAGAATTCCTGGACTACTGCCCGTTCATCGTGGGCTACAGCAATGGTGCTTGCAATCAGGACCCATCGACGGCATCGCCTGCTTTAATGGAGTTCAacgtcttctccgacgcggcgcgctgcttggaTGGGGCCTTCCGGCCGACGACCACCCGCGAGTACGTGACGTACGCCGGCATGTGCGCGAACGTGATGTgcgacacggcggcgcgcacgtacagcgtccaggtgcgcggcagcagcgactacgtcgcatgcacgccgggcgAGAGTGTTGACCTGGCCACCTtgagcgccgccttcgtggaAGGCACCTACATCACGTGCCCGCtgtacgtggaggtgtgccaggccAACATCAAGGGAGTCATAGACTTcgagagagacgctgccgacacagcggcggtgtga